One genomic segment of Catalinimonas alkaloidigena includes these proteins:
- a CDS encoding PQQ-binding-like beta-propeller repeat protein gives MNQYSPILARVFSAFILVRVCNACLLFYLVLYFTACQPHAHTDASAAYQDWEVYRGTAAANQFSALEQINTTNVQQLEPVWEYYSGDAGERTTIQCNPLIIDGVMYITSPKLAVVALDAQSGEEIWKFVPEAENTISGVNRGVTYWREGEDKRILFTAGYYLIALDASNGEIISSFGSNGRVDLREGLIYPAEDLSLSATSPGIIYEDLIIMGSATGEGYNSSPGFVRAYDVRSGEMAWVFHTIPQEGEPGYETWDWQEGEWYGAVNVWGGLSLDKERGWVFLATGSPSYDFYGANRKGKNLYGNSVIAVDAATGAYIWHYQVVHHDLLDYDLPCAPSLVSITLDGEEKDAVVQPTKMGYLVVLDRETGEPLFEMEEQPVPASDIAGEEAWPTQPYPKTGFYTRQTLTEDDLRTFSTGTDDDPLEEYGKYRYEGRFTPPSIQGSLGMPGTWGGGLWGGASVNPHTEVMYINANELASINKIRPVTVRDEVAVMDDQPDAEPSRSLGQNLYELNCSACHGADRQGIQPSFPSLLEVGERYEGEKIAGIIRNGNGAMPAYSQFSDRELASIVLFLEEGAESMENTSLSSSEKQSQRYVTAGYNKFMDKKGYPLSKPPWGSLNAIDLTTGELKWKVPLGEIEELTEMGIPVTGNRTFGGCISTAGGLVFIGATTDEKIRAFDAETGEELWQATLPAGGYAVPATYMVGGRQYVVIAAGGGGRGGTPSSDAYVAFALPEQE, from the coding sequence ATGAATCAATATTCCCCTATACTAGCGCGTGTTTTTAGTGCGTTCATTCTTGTGCGCGTTTGTAATGCCTGCTTACTATTTTACTTAGTACTTTACTTCACAGCCTGCCAGCCGCATGCCCACACTGATGCTTCTGCCGCATATCAAGACTGGGAAGTATATCGTGGTACTGCCGCCGCCAATCAGTTTTCTGCTTTGGAGCAAATCAATACCACCAATGTACAGCAGTTGGAGCCGGTCTGGGAATATTATAGTGGAGATGCCGGAGAGCGTACTACTATTCAATGCAATCCGCTCATCATTGATGGCGTAATGTATATCACATCTCCCAAACTTGCGGTCGTTGCCCTGGATGCACAGAGCGGAGAAGAAATCTGGAAGTTTGTACCGGAAGCAGAAAATACCATTTCGGGAGTCAATCGGGGCGTTACGTATTGGCGTGAAGGAGAAGATAAGCGTATCCTTTTCACCGCTGGTTATTATCTGATTGCCCTGGATGCCAGTAATGGTGAAATTATTTCAAGCTTTGGCAGTAATGGCAGGGTTGACCTAAGAGAAGGGCTTATCTATCCTGCGGAAGATCTCAGTCTTTCTGCTACCTCTCCCGGTATCATTTATGAAGACCTGATTATCATGGGATCGGCTACCGGTGAAGGTTATAATTCATCTCCTGGCTTTGTACGTGCCTATGATGTGCGCAGCGGAGAGATGGCCTGGGTGTTCCATACCATACCTCAGGAAGGAGAGCCTGGCTACGAAACCTGGGACTGGCAGGAGGGTGAATGGTATGGGGCGGTCAATGTGTGGGGAGGCTTGAGTCTGGATAAAGAAAGAGGCTGGGTTTTCCTGGCTACCGGCTCTCCCTCTTATGACTTCTATGGCGCCAATCGTAAAGGTAAAAACCTCTATGGCAATTCGGTAATTGCTGTAGATGCAGCTACCGGAGCGTATATCTGGCATTATCAGGTGGTACACCACGACCTGCTGGACTATGACCTGCCCTGCGCGCCCAGTTTAGTAAGTATAACACTAGATGGTGAGGAAAAAGACGCAGTAGTACAACCTACCAAAATGGGTTATCTGGTGGTACTGGACCGTGAAACCGGCGAACCACTCTTTGAAATGGAAGAACAGCCCGTACCCGCTTCTGACATAGCGGGAGAAGAGGCCTGGCCTACCCAGCCTTACCCTAAAACCGGCTTCTACACGCGCCAGACTTTGACCGAAGATGATTTGAGAACGTTCTCTACCGGCACCGATGATGATCCATTGGAAGAATATGGTAAATACCGCTACGAAGGGCGATTCACTCCCCCCAGTATTCAGGGGAGTCTGGGAATGCCCGGCACCTGGGGCGGTGGCCTTTGGGGTGGGGCTTCGGTAAATCCTCATACTGAAGTGATGTATATTAATGCCAACGAACTGGCTTCCATCAACAAGATTCGTCCGGTCACGGTGCGGGATGAGGTAGCGGTGATGGATGATCAACCGGATGCTGAACCAAGTAGATCGTTGGGGCAAAATCTTTATGAACTCAACTGCTCGGCCTGCCATGGTGCCGACCGGCAGGGTATCCAGCCCTCTTTTCCCTCTCTGTTGGAGGTCGGCGAGCGTTATGAAGGTGAGAAAATTGCAGGAATCATCAGGAATGGAAATGGCGCTATGCCTGCCTACAGCCAGTTTTCTGACAGAGAGCTGGCCTCAATTGTACTGTTTCTGGAGGAAGGAGCTGAAAGTATGGAAAATACCAGCCTATCTTCCTCAGAAAAGCAGTCTCAGCGCTATGTGACAGCTGGTTATAATAAATTTATGGACAAAAAAGGCTACCCCTTATCCAAACCACCCTGGGGCAGCCTCAATGCTATTGACCTGACTACCGGAGAACTCAAATGGAAAGTGCCTTTAGGCGAGATTGAAGAGCTCACTGAAATGGGAATCCCTGTTACCGGCAACCGTACCTTTGGCGGCTGTATCAGCACGGCAGGAGGGTTGGTGTTCATTGGGGCTACTACCGATGAGAAAATTCGGGCCTTTGATGCTGAGACCGGTGAAGAGTTATGGCAGGCTACCCTTCCTGCCGGTGGCTATGCCGTTCCGGCTACCTACATGGTGGGTGGCAGGCAATATGTAGTTATCGCTGCCGGAGGAGGAGGAAGAGGCGGTACTCCTTCTTCCGATGCCTATGTGGCTTTTGCCCTGCCGGAACAGGAGTGA
- a CDS encoding endonuclease/exonuclease/phosphatase family protein, whose protein sequence is MSRIRDGNLRDGNPQDGNQVGKKTLMFVSMLKINPFALVLGAALWAVSFSCTPTTSESSQENEAAKAVTELRVMAYNVHHCNPPSEAGKIDVKAVAETIRKQNPDLVALQEIDVMTGRSGEIDQAKMLAEQLEMNYYFGKAIDHDGGAYGVAILSRFPISEEQTHPLPTQAGTGGEARVLATVEVRLPDNRTLRFGSTHLDAQKENTNRLLQIKKIGELISDEELPIIIAGDLNATLDSEVIGILDQHFQRSCNDCPPTIPVLNPTKAIDFIAFRPQSSFEVLQHEVVSETYASDHLPVVAVLRLQ, encoded by the coding sequence TTGAGCAGAATCCGGGATGGTAATCTCCGGGATGGTAATCCCCAGGATGGTAATCAGGTTGGAAAGAAAACACTAATGTTTGTTTCAATGCTAAAAATTAATCCATTTGCATTAGTATTAGGAGCCGCTCTTTGGGCGGTTTCTTTTTCCTGTACACCCACCACTTCGGAAAGCAGCCAGGAAAATGAAGCTGCAAAAGCTGTAACGGAACTACGCGTCATGGCCTATAATGTGCATCATTGTAATCCACCTTCCGAAGCTGGTAAAATAGATGTAAAAGCGGTAGCTGAAACGATCAGGAAGCAAAATCCTGACCTGGTCGCTCTGCAGGAAATAGATGTGATGACGGGCAGGTCGGGTGAGATAGATCAGGCTAAAATGCTGGCCGAACAGTTAGAGATGAATTATTACTTTGGCAAAGCCATTGACCATGATGGTGGAGCGTATGGCGTAGCCATTTTATCTCGCTTCCCAATCTCAGAAGAACAGACACATCCTCTACCTACACAAGCAGGCACCGGTGGAGAAGCCAGGGTGCTAGCTACTGTTGAAGTACGACTTCCCGACAATAGGACCCTAAGATTTGGCTCAACTCATCTGGATGCCCAAAAAGAAAATACCAATCGCCTCTTGCAGATCAAGAAGATAGGAGAACTTATATCCGATGAAGAACTCCCCATAATCATTGCCGGAGACCTCAATGCTACTCTTGATTCTGAAGTAATTGGAATTTTAGACCAACACTTTCAAAGAAGCTGTAATGATTGTCCTCCCACTATTCCGGTATTAAATCCTACCAAAGCCATTGATTTTATCGCATTTCGGCCTCAGTCCTCGTTTGAGGTGCTTCAGCATGAAGTAGTTTCCGAAACTTATGCATCTGACCACCTTCCGGTAGTGGCAGTGCTTCGTTTACAGTAG
- a CDS encoding nuclear transport factor 2 family protein — protein MSYLQKTKELHAMLDQGKDLEALDIFFHPDMQAIEKPNGEVRKGVDAQKKAVHEWLEMVQEFLGGGTNVITANEDAGVSMAETWMKVNFKGAPAPMTMEEIVVYRWEGDKIKEMNFYYHNAQQDAQKAATV, from the coding sequence ATGAGCTATTTACAAAAAACCAAAGAGTTACATGCTATGCTGGATCAGGGAAAAGATCTGGAAGCATTGGACATTTTTTTTCACCCTGACATGCAAGCTATTGAGAAGCCAAATGGAGAAGTCCGTAAAGGAGTTGATGCCCAAAAGAAAGCAGTACATGAGTGGTTGGAGATGGTACAGGAGTTTCTTGGCGGAGGAACCAATGTGATTACTGCCAATGAAGACGCAGGCGTTAGCATGGCCGAGACCTGGATGAAGGTAAATTTTAAAGGCGCGCCTGCGCCAATGACGATGGAAGAAATCGTTGTGTACCGCTGGGAGGGAGATAAAATCAAAGAAATGAATTTCTACTACCATAATGCCCAGCAGGATGCCCAAAAGGCAGCTACTGTTTAG
- a CDS encoding RagB/SusD family nutrient uptake outer membrane protein, which produces MQRKIYLAILGMFVLLFAGCSEDELDMSPLSEVTTDNFFQKASDLQLYTNSFYLMIPERIYREDDGTDNVILNSADERLRGDRVIPTDAATADWTWDDLRKINYFLQNYQRCQDEAAKRHYSGVARFFRAYFYFDKVKRFGDVPWYSEPVEPTDEEALNKTRDSRQLVMDSVLADLDYAIENMNASTEVYRATKWTAMALKSRAGLYEGTFRKYHGLEGSEKFLNASWEAAEALMESGTYTVYSSGNPEEDYRNFFSSHDAIGDEVILGRQFVTEHGIDHNVNYFTITSSYGMPGMPKDLVNSYLMQDGSRFTDQPDFNQIEFVEEVQNRDPRLSQTIRTPGYTRLGETFVLPPDLGATVTGYQLTKFVTEPAFDSNDESITDMPIFRYGEVLLNYAEARAELGILTQDDLERSVNLLRARVGMPGMNLQAANNNPDPYLQAQYVNVEAGPNQGIILEIRRERRIELFMEGYRWDDLMRWKEGQKLVQDIRGMYFPGAGEYDLEDDGDIDVIIFSGEAGDKQDGVLYLKLGEDIALDANGLINPYPSLGERDFDENKDYLYPLPRTEILLNPNLEQNPGW; this is translated from the coding sequence ATGCAACGTAAAATATATTTAGCCATTCTTGGAATGTTTGTTCTTCTGTTTGCTGGCTGTAGCGAGGATGAACTGGACATGAGCCCTTTGTCAGAAGTAACCACTGACAACTTCTTTCAGAAAGCCAGCGATTTGCAGCTTTATACCAATTCCTTTTACCTGATGATTCCTGAAAGGATTTACCGGGAAGATGATGGAACAGATAATGTAATTCTCAACTCAGCCGATGAACGCCTGAGGGGTGATAGAGTGATCCCTACCGATGCAGCAACGGCTGATTGGACCTGGGATGACCTGAGAAAGATCAACTACTTTCTGCAAAACTATCAGCGTTGTCAGGATGAGGCTGCCAAGCGTCATTATAGCGGGGTAGCCCGTTTCTTCAGAGCGTACTTCTACTTTGACAAGGTCAAGCGTTTTGGAGATGTACCCTGGTATTCAGAGCCGGTAGAACCTACCGATGAGGAAGCACTGAACAAAACACGTGACTCTCGTCAGTTGGTAATGGATTCGGTACTGGCTGATCTGGATTACGCCATAGAAAATATGAATGCAAGTACAGAAGTGTATCGTGCTACCAAATGGACTGCTATGGCCCTGAAGTCCCGTGCAGGGCTGTATGAGGGGACTTTTAGAAAATATCATGGTCTGGAAGGTAGTGAAAAGTTTTTGAATGCATCGTGGGAAGCTGCTGAAGCATTGATGGAGTCCGGTACTTATACAGTTTACTCTTCTGGTAATCCGGAAGAAGATTATCGTAACTTCTTCTCTTCTCATGATGCTATTGGAGATGAAGTGATTTTAGGGCGTCAGTTTGTAACCGAGCATGGCATTGACCACAATGTCAATTATTTTACCATCACCTCATCTTACGGTATGCCCGGCATGCCTAAAGATTTGGTCAACAGCTATCTGATGCAGGATGGAAGCCGCTTTACCGATCAGCCTGATTTTAACCAGATAGAGTTTGTGGAAGAAGTACAAAACCGTGATCCCCGACTTTCACAGACGATTCGTACGCCTGGTTATACTCGTCTGGGAGAAACTTTCGTGCTTCCTCCTGATCTGGGCGCTACTGTTACTGGTTATCAACTCACCAAATTTGTGACTGAGCCTGCTTTTGACAGTAATGATGAATCTATCACAGACATGCCCATCTTCCGTTATGGAGAAGTATTGCTAAACTATGCCGAAGCCCGGGCAGAGCTGGGCATACTAACCCAAGACGATCTGGAGCGCTCGGTTAATTTGCTGAGAGCCCGAGTAGGCATGCCGGGTATGAACCTGCAAGCTGCTAACAATAATCCTGATCCTTACCTGCAGGCGCAGTATGTCAATGTAGAAGCAGGGCCAAATCAGGGCATTATTCTGGAAATACGTCGCGAACGCCGCATTGAGCTGTTTATGGAAGGCTACCGCTGGGATGACCTGATGCGCTGGAAAGAAGGCCAAAAGCTGGTACAGGATATCCGCGGTATGTATTTTCCGGGAGCAGGGGAATACGATCTGGAAGATGATGGCGATATAGATGTAATCATTTTCAGTGGCGAAGCAGGAGATAAACAGGATGGTGTATTGTATCTGAAACTGGGAGAAGATATTGCGCTGGATGCTAACGGTTTGATTAATCCTTATCCCAGTCTGGGAGAAAGAGATTTTGACGAGAATAAAGACTATCTTTATCCCTTACCGAGAACCGAAATATTGTTAAACCCCAACCTTGAGCAGAATCCGGGATGGTAA
- a CDS encoding M61 family metallopeptidase yields MRAISIASLLLLLCLHLTAFAQTHNAYEISFANAVHHEAEIKATFTNLEHKVLEVRMSRTSPGRYALHEFAKNVYDVKAVDSKGEELEITRPNPHQWNISGHDGTVVLSYTLFANRGDGTYSQVDETHAHLNIPATFIYAPALAQRPVQVKFNVRDDLNWKVATQLKDLGDNLYYAPDLDYFMDSPTEISNYQLREFQEESNGKSYNIRLVLHHPGTEAELDEYFEKVKKVVQQEKAVFGTLPDFDYGTYTFLACYMPNASGDGMEHRNSTILTSTSSLAEGGMENNIGTVSHEFFHAWNVERIRPLTLKPFDYEEANMSGELWFAEGFTSYYTTLILCRAGLISQEAYINGLAGGLNYVWNSPALQYFTPIEMSYQAPFVDAARSVDPVNRENTFISYYTYGSVLGLALDLSLRNLEGGHTLDGYMRALWEKYGTTEQPYTIRDLQSTLAEYTNAEFANTFFSQFIFGSQMPDYENLLASVGVVFERANPEAPYFGAYVQMQGGKGIIATNPTEGSPAYKAGLNQGDAILALGDTLLTAVDDFGKLMSSFSVKETVEVGFERYGKPRKVNMELKADPAYATSFMEQKDEKPGKEMLQLRNSWLEAK; encoded by the coding sequence ATGAGAGCTATTTCCATTGCCAGCCTGCTATTATTGCTGTGCCTTCATCTTACTGCTTTTGCGCAAACACATAATGCTTACGAGATCTCATTTGCCAATGCGGTACATCATGAAGCCGAAATCAAAGCCACCTTTACCAATCTGGAGCACAAAGTCTTGGAAGTACGTATGAGCCGTACTTCTCCCGGTCGCTATGCCCTGCATGAGTTTGCCAAGAATGTATATGACGTCAAAGCGGTAGATAGTAAAGGCGAAGAATTGGAAATCACCCGTCCTAATCCTCACCAATGGAATATCAGCGGGCATGACGGCACAGTGGTATTAAGCTACACACTTTTCGCCAACCGAGGCGATGGTACTTATTCACAGGTAGATGAAACGCATGCCCATCTCAATATACCCGCTACTTTTATATATGCTCCTGCCCTTGCTCAGCGCCCTGTTCAGGTGAAATTTAATGTACGGGATGATCTGAACTGGAAAGTAGCTACGCAACTCAAAGACTTAGGTGATAATCTGTACTACGCTCCTGACCTGGACTACTTTATGGACAGCCCTACCGAGATCAGCAATTACCAGCTCCGCGAGTTTCAGGAAGAGTCTAATGGAAAAAGCTATAATATCCGCCTCGTTCTGCATCATCCCGGTACAGAAGCTGAACTGGATGAGTATTTTGAAAAAGTGAAGAAAGTAGTACAACAGGAAAAGGCAGTCTTTGGCACTTTACCCGATTTTGATTATGGTACATATACTTTTCTGGCCTGCTATATGCCTAACGCTTCCGGTGATGGCATGGAGCACCGTAACTCTACCATACTTACCAGCACCAGTAGTCTGGCCGAAGGTGGTATGGAGAATAATATAGGTACGGTTTCTCATGAGTTTTTCCATGCCTGGAATGTGGAAAGGATTCGTCCTCTTACCCTTAAGCCATTTGACTATGAAGAGGCTAATATGTCGGGGGAATTGTGGTTTGCTGAAGGTTTTACCAGCTACTATACCACTTTGATCTTGTGTCGGGCAGGCCTGATCAGTCAGGAAGCATATATAAATGGCCTCGCTGGTGGGCTCAATTATGTATGGAACTCTCCTGCTTTGCAATACTTCACGCCTATTGAAATGAGTTATCAGGCGCCCTTTGTAGATGCTGCTCGTTCGGTTGACCCGGTGAACAGGGAGAATACTTTTATCTCTTATTATACTTACGGCAGTGTGCTTGGACTGGCACTTGATCTCTCTCTTAGAAATCTGGAGGGTGGTCATACGCTGGATGGCTATATGCGTGCACTATGGGAAAAGTATGGGACAACAGAGCAACCCTATACCATCAGAGATCTACAATCTACCTTAGCTGAGTATACCAATGCTGAATTTGCCAATACATTTTTTAGTCAATTCATCTTCGGTAGTCAGATGCCTGATTATGAAAACCTCCTTGCCAGCGTTGGGGTAGTTTTTGAGAGAGCTAATCCTGAAGCACCTTACTTTGGAGCTTATGTTCAGATGCAGGGAGGAAAGGGCATCATTGCCACTAATCCTACCGAAGGCAGCCCCGCTTATAAAGCAGGCTTAAATCAGGGAGACGCCATACTAGCCCTGGGAGATACTCTTCTCACAGCAGTTGATGACTTTGGTAAGTTAATGAGCAGTTTTTCTGTTAAAGAAACAGTAGAAGTAGGCTTTGAGAGATATGGAAAACCTAGAAAAGTGAATATGGAGTTGAAAGCTGATCCAGCCTATGCTACCTCATTCATGGAACAAAAGGATGAAAAACCCGGAAAAGAAATGCTGCAATTGAGGAACTCATGGCTGGAGGCCAAATAA
- a CDS encoding aminopeptidase P N-terminal domain-containing protein, translated as MKNIWISLLLWTACLGSDVFAQKPNLPDDFLPMDFHAERREALRDKMPDNSVAVFFANPVRNRANDVNYMYHQDPNFYYLTGHREPHSVLLIFKEEQQMNGHSVDETIFVKGHDALKELYDGGRLGKEGAKEKLEFKLTFEGTDFQDYNIDFSKFDKVLFYDFYDDVRDTKEKGDLYDLIASFKQKINYPDEKELVIEPEPSQNNLDIKILDSLMSELRGIKTKQELDLLRKAVKISALGQVEVMKAMQPGMSELEVQGMHEFIYKKYQAEYEGYPSIVGAGHNGCVLHYIENYKPEIEDGELILMDLGAEYHGYTADVTRTIPVNGKFTEEQKIIYDLVYEAQEAAMAICKEGTTFKEIYAATAKVINEGLVELGIYESLEKEDIINPATGRNRYYPHGCTHHIGLDVHDLGEYDTLRAGMVVTIEPGIYIPEGSPCDPKWWNIPVRIEDDYLITKDGYELLSDLAPRKAEDIEAMMAEPSAFDAIELPQIK; from the coding sequence ATGAAAAATATATGGATTAGCTTATTGCTTTGGACAGCATGTCTGGGGAGTGATGTTTTTGCGCAGAAGCCTAACCTTCCTGACGATTTTCTTCCTATGGACTTTCATGCCGAGCGGCGTGAAGCTTTGCGTGATAAAATGCCAGACAATTCGGTAGCAGTATTTTTTGCCAATCCAGTTCGTAACCGGGCCAATGATGTAAATTATATGTATCATCAGGACCCAAACTTTTATTACCTCACCGGGCATCGTGAACCTCATTCGGTACTGTTGATATTCAAAGAAGAGCAGCAAATGAATGGTCATTCCGTAGATGAAACCATCTTTGTAAAAGGACATGACGCTTTAAAAGAGCTATACGATGGTGGGCGACTGGGAAAAGAGGGAGCAAAAGAAAAACTGGAATTTAAATTGACTTTTGAAGGAACAGATTTTCAGGACTACAATATTGACTTTTCTAAGTTTGACAAAGTGCTCTTCTACGATTTTTATGATGATGTACGGGACACCAAGGAGAAAGGTGATCTCTACGATCTGATAGCGTCCTTCAAACAAAAAATTAATTATCCGGATGAAAAAGAACTGGTCATAGAACCTGAACCTAGTCAGAATAACCTGGATATTAAAATTCTTGATAGTCTGATGAGTGAGCTTAGAGGAATCAAAACTAAGCAAGAATTAGATCTTTTGCGTAAAGCAGTAAAAATATCAGCCCTGGGTCAGGTAGAAGTGATGAAAGCCATGCAGCCGGGCATGTCGGAACTGGAAGTACAGGGCATGCATGAGTTTATTTACAAAAAGTATCAGGCAGAGTACGAAGGTTATCCGAGTATTGTGGGAGCCGGACACAATGGATGTGTATTGCACTACATTGAAAATTATAAGCCGGAAATAGAGGATGGAGAACTTATCCTGATGGATTTGGGAGCAGAGTACCACGGCTATACTGCCGATGTGACCCGTACCATTCCGGTAAATGGTAAATTTACCGAAGAACAGAAAATTATTTATGACCTGGTTTATGAAGCACAGGAAGCAGCGATGGCGATTTGTAAAGAGGGTACTACCTTCAAAGAAATTTATGCTGCTACGGCAAAAGTGATTAACGAAGGTTTGGTGGAGCTTGGTATTTACGAAAGCCTGGAAAAAGAAGATATTATCAACCCTGCTACTGGCCGTAATCGTTATTATCCTCACGGTTGCACCCACCACATTGGCCTGGATGTCCACGATCTTGGTGAGTATGATACGCTACGGGCAGGGATGGTAGTGACGATCGAACCCGGTATATATATTCCGGAAGGAAGTCCCTGTGATCCAAAATGGTGGAATATTCCGGTGCGCATTGAGGATGACTATCTAATTACGAAAGATGGTTACGAACTGCTTTCAGATCTTGCCCCACGCAAAGCAGAAGACATAGAAGCTATGATGGCTGAACCCAGTGCTTTTGATGCTATTGAACTCCCTCAAATCAAATAA